The following proteins come from a genomic window of Balearica regulorum gibbericeps isolate bBalReg1 chromosome 9, bBalReg1.pri, whole genome shotgun sequence:
- the SERPINE2 gene encoding glia-derived nexin isoform X2 translates to MNWHFPLLFVLGTLTSVCSQFSFYPLEELSSDVGIQVFNQIVKAKPQDNVVVSPHGIASVLGVLQLGADGKTKKQLTTMMRYSVNAGSKEESQHHETSQLSPDHQKVLRGPPVVHRIQFENLCYGVGKALKKINRLIVSKKNKDIVTIANAVFAKSGFKMEVPFVTRNKEVFQCSVKSVDFEDPNAACDSINQWVKNETRGMIDQVVAPDDIDGTLTRLVLVNAVYFKGLWKSRFRPENTKKRPFYGADGKTYQVPMLSQLSIFRCGTTSTPNELWYNIIELPYHGEMISMLIALPTESTTPLSAIIPHISTKTIGSWMTTMVAKRVQVILPKFTAVAETDLKDPLKALGITDMFDQSKANFAKITRTEGLHVSHVLQKTKIEVSEDGTKASAATTAILIARSSPPWFIVDRPFVFFIRHNPTGTILFMGQINKP, encoded by the exons ATGAACTGGCACTTCCCACTTCTCTTTGTTCTTGGGACTTTAACATCTGTATGTTCCCAGTTCAGTTTTTATCCTTTGGAGGAACTTAGCTCTGATGTTGGGATCCAGGTCTTCAATCAGATAGTGAAAGCTAAGCCTCAGGACAATGTTGTTGTTTCTCCTCATGGGATTGCATCAGTCCTGGGGGTGTTGCAGCTGGGTGCTGATGGCAAGACAAAGAAGCAGCTGACAACTATGATGAGATACAGCGTAAATG CTGGAAGCAAAGAGGAGAGCCAGCATCATGAGACCAGCCAGCTCTCCCCGGACCACCAGAAAGTGCTCCGTGGACCACCAGTGGTCCACAGAATACAGTTTGAGAACCTCTGTTATG GAGTTGGTAAAGCGTTAAAGAAGATAAACAGGCTCATAGTctcaaaaaagaataaagacattGTTACAATTGCTAATGCAGTCTTTGCAAAGAGTGGCTTTAAAATGGAAGTGCCTTTTGTTACAAGGAACAAAGAGGTGTTTCAGTGCAGTGTCAAGAGCGTGGACTTTGAGGACCCAAATGCAGCATGTGATTCCATCAACCAGTgggtgaaaaatgaaacaaggg GTATGATCGATCAGGTTGTAGCTCCAGATGATATCGATGGCACTCTCACCAGACTTGTTCTAGTAAATGCCGTGTATTTCAAGGGCTTGTGGAAATCACGATTCCGacctgaaaatacaaagaaacgTCCATTTTATGGAGCTGATGGGAAGACCTACCAAGTTCCTATGCTGTCCCAATTATCTATCTTCCGCTGTG gcaCTACAAGTACTCCAAATGAGCTGTGGTACAATATCATTGAATTGCCATACCACGGTGAAATGATAAGCATGCTGATTGCTCTGCCTACTGAAAGCACAACGCCACTCTCTGCTATCATTCCCCACATCAGCACAAAAACAATAGGAAGCTGGATGACAACTATGGTAGCAAAGAGAGTGCAGGTTATTTTACCCAA ATTTACAGCAGTAGCAGAAACAGACTTAAAGGACCCTCTGAAAGCACTTGGTATTACAGATATGTTTGACCAGTCAAAGGcaaactttgcaaaaataacaa GAACAGAAGGTCTTCATGTATCTCATGTTctgcaaaagacaaaaattgaaGTTAGTGAAGATGGAACCAAAGCTTCTGCAGCAACAA CTGCAATTTTAATAGCCAGGTCATCCCCTCCTTGGTTCATAGTAGACAGGCCGTTTGTATTTTTCATCCGGCACAATCCTACAG GTACAATCTTGTTTATGggacaaataaacaaaccttgA
- the SERPINE2 gene encoding glia-derived nexin isoform X3: MNWHFPLLFVLGTLTSVCSQFSFYPLEELSSDVGIQVFNQIVKAKPQDNVVVSPHGIASVLGVLQLGADGKTKKQLTTMMRYSVNGVGKALKKINRLIVSKKNKDIVTIANAVFAKSGFKMEVPFVTRNKEVFQCSVKSVDFEDPNAACDSINQWVKNETRGMIDQVVAPDDIDGTLTRLVLVNAVYFKGLWKSRFRPENTKKRPFYGADGKTYQVPMLSQLSIFRCGTTSTPNELWYNIIELPYHGEMISMLIALPTESTTPLSAIIPHISTKTIGSWMTTMVAKRVQVILPKFTAVAETDLKDPLKALGITDMFDQSKANFAKITRTEGLHVSHVLQKTKIEVSEDGTKASAATTAILIARSSPPWFIVDRPFVFFIRHNPTGTILFMGQINKP, translated from the exons ATGAACTGGCACTTCCCACTTCTCTTTGTTCTTGGGACTTTAACATCTGTATGTTCCCAGTTCAGTTTTTATCCTTTGGAGGAACTTAGCTCTGATGTTGGGATCCAGGTCTTCAATCAGATAGTGAAAGCTAAGCCTCAGGACAATGTTGTTGTTTCTCCTCATGGGATTGCATCAGTCCTGGGGGTGTTGCAGCTGGGTGCTGATGGCAAGACAAAGAAGCAGCTGACAACTATGATGAGATACAGCGTAAATG GAGTTGGTAAAGCGTTAAAGAAGATAAACAGGCTCATAGTctcaaaaaagaataaagacattGTTACAATTGCTAATGCAGTCTTTGCAAAGAGTGGCTTTAAAATGGAAGTGCCTTTTGTTACAAGGAACAAAGAGGTGTTTCAGTGCAGTGTCAAGAGCGTGGACTTTGAGGACCCAAATGCAGCATGTGATTCCATCAACCAGTgggtgaaaaatgaaacaaggg GTATGATCGATCAGGTTGTAGCTCCAGATGATATCGATGGCACTCTCACCAGACTTGTTCTAGTAAATGCCGTGTATTTCAAGGGCTTGTGGAAATCACGATTCCGacctgaaaatacaaagaaacgTCCATTTTATGGAGCTGATGGGAAGACCTACCAAGTTCCTATGCTGTCCCAATTATCTATCTTCCGCTGTG gcaCTACAAGTACTCCAAATGAGCTGTGGTACAATATCATTGAATTGCCATACCACGGTGAAATGATAAGCATGCTGATTGCTCTGCCTACTGAAAGCACAACGCCACTCTCTGCTATCATTCCCCACATCAGCACAAAAACAATAGGAAGCTGGATGACAACTATGGTAGCAAAGAGAGTGCAGGTTATTTTACCCAA ATTTACAGCAGTAGCAGAAACAGACTTAAAGGACCCTCTGAAAGCACTTGGTATTACAGATATGTTTGACCAGTCAAAGGcaaactttgcaaaaataacaa GAACAGAAGGTCTTCATGTATCTCATGTTctgcaaaagacaaaaattgaaGTTAGTGAAGATGGAACCAAAGCTTCTGCAGCAACAA CTGCAATTTTAATAGCCAGGTCATCCCCTCCTTGGTTCATAGTAGACAGGCCGTTTGTATTTTTCATCCGGCACAATCCTACAG GTACAATCTTGTTTATGggacaaataaacaaaccttgA
- the SERPINE2 gene encoding glia-derived nexin isoform X1, whose product MNWHFPLLFVLGTLTSVCSQFSFYPLEELSSDVGIQVFNQIVKAKPQDNVVVSPHGIASVLGVLQLGADGKTKKQLTTMMRYSVNAAGSKEESQHHETSQLSPDHQKVLRGPPVVHRIQFENLCYGVGKALKKINRLIVSKKNKDIVTIANAVFAKSGFKMEVPFVTRNKEVFQCSVKSVDFEDPNAACDSINQWVKNETRGMIDQVVAPDDIDGTLTRLVLVNAVYFKGLWKSRFRPENTKKRPFYGADGKTYQVPMLSQLSIFRCGTTSTPNELWYNIIELPYHGEMISMLIALPTESTTPLSAIIPHISTKTIGSWMTTMVAKRVQVILPKFTAVAETDLKDPLKALGITDMFDQSKANFAKITRTEGLHVSHVLQKTKIEVSEDGTKASAATTAILIARSSPPWFIVDRPFVFFIRHNPTGTILFMGQINKP is encoded by the exons ATGAACTGGCACTTCCCACTTCTCTTTGTTCTTGGGACTTTAACATCTGTATGTTCCCAGTTCAGTTTTTATCCTTTGGAGGAACTTAGCTCTGATGTTGGGATCCAGGTCTTCAATCAGATAGTGAAAGCTAAGCCTCAGGACAATGTTGTTGTTTCTCCTCATGGGATTGCATCAGTCCTGGGGGTGTTGCAGCTGGGTGCTGATGGCAAGACAAAGAAGCAGCTGACAACTATGATGAGATACAGCGTAAATG CAGCTGGAAGCAAAGAGGAGAGCCAGCATCATGAGACCAGCCAGCTCTCCCCGGACCACCAGAAAGTGCTCCGTGGACCACCAGTGGTCCACAGAATACAGTTTGAGAACCTCTGTTATG GAGTTGGTAAAGCGTTAAAGAAGATAAACAGGCTCATAGTctcaaaaaagaataaagacattGTTACAATTGCTAATGCAGTCTTTGCAAAGAGTGGCTTTAAAATGGAAGTGCCTTTTGTTACAAGGAACAAAGAGGTGTTTCAGTGCAGTGTCAAGAGCGTGGACTTTGAGGACCCAAATGCAGCATGTGATTCCATCAACCAGTgggtgaaaaatgaaacaaggg GTATGATCGATCAGGTTGTAGCTCCAGATGATATCGATGGCACTCTCACCAGACTTGTTCTAGTAAATGCCGTGTATTTCAAGGGCTTGTGGAAATCACGATTCCGacctgaaaatacaaagaaacgTCCATTTTATGGAGCTGATGGGAAGACCTACCAAGTTCCTATGCTGTCCCAATTATCTATCTTCCGCTGTG gcaCTACAAGTACTCCAAATGAGCTGTGGTACAATATCATTGAATTGCCATACCACGGTGAAATGATAAGCATGCTGATTGCTCTGCCTACTGAAAGCACAACGCCACTCTCTGCTATCATTCCCCACATCAGCACAAAAACAATAGGAAGCTGGATGACAACTATGGTAGCAAAGAGAGTGCAGGTTATTTTACCCAA ATTTACAGCAGTAGCAGAAACAGACTTAAAGGACCCTCTGAAAGCACTTGGTATTACAGATATGTTTGACCAGTCAAAGGcaaactttgcaaaaataacaa GAACAGAAGGTCTTCATGTATCTCATGTTctgcaaaagacaaaaattgaaGTTAGTGAAGATGGAACCAAAGCTTCTGCAGCAACAA CTGCAATTTTAATAGCCAGGTCATCCCCTCCTTGGTTCATAGTAGACAGGCCGTTTGTATTTTTCATCCGGCACAATCCTACAG GTACAATCTTGTTTATGggacaaataaacaaaccttgA